One segment of Candidatus Poribacteria bacterium DNA contains the following:
- a CDS encoding aldolase/citrate lyase family protein: MRKNTFRELLNADKPTVGTHIHTTWPSIVEAIGHTGLYDYVEFVGEYGPFDLHDLDNLCRAAELHNISTMIKVDQEPRGFIAQRAIGSGFQSVLYADCQNVEDVKECVRITRADTPEDGGSYGVATRRFSYMGYGGGPEYVQALRDVVNVIMIEKKGTVENLEEVLSVEGVDMIQWGGSDYSMSIGKVGQRGAPEIQDAHDKVFKTAVKMGVPPRAEIGSADDAKRYLDMGVRHFCIGTDISILYSWWRENGDGLRKAIEGH; the protein is encoded by the coding sequence ATGAGAAAAAATACCTTTCGAGAACTACTCAACGCTGATAAACCCACTGTTGGCACCCATATCCATACCACTTGGCCCTCCATTGTTGAGGCGATTGGGCATACAGGGTTGTACGATTATGTCGAATTTGTAGGGGAGTACGGTCCATTTGATTTACACGATCTGGATAACTTGTGCCGGGCAGCTGAGCTTCACAACATCTCGACCATGATTAAGGTTGATCAAGAGCCGCGCGGCTTCATCGCACAGCGGGCAATCGGCTCTGGCTTCCAGAGCGTCCTTTATGCAGATTGTCAGAATGTTGAAGATGTCAAAGAATGCGTTCGCATCACGCGCGCCGATACACCTGAAGATGGCGGCAGTTATGGTGTGGCGACCCGCCGATTTTCCTATATGGGCTATGGCGGGGGGCCAGAATACGTCCAAGCCCTCCGTGATGTTGTCAATGTCATTATGATAGAGAAAAAAGGCACCGTCGAAAATCTGGAAGAGGTACTGTCTGTTGAAGGCGTTGATATGATTCAGTGGGGCGGTTCAGATTATTCTATGAGTATCGGGAAAGTCGGTCAGCGCGGTGCCCCTGAAATTCAGGACGCACACGATAAAGTGTTTAAAACGGCTGTAAAGATGGGGGTGCCACCGCGGGCTGAGATCGGAAGTGCTGACGACGCGAAACGCTATCTTGATATGGGAGTCCGACATTTCTGCATCGGCACGGATATTTCCATTCTCTACAGTTGGTGGCGAGAGAATGGTGACGGGTTACGGAAGGCTATTGAGGGACATTAG
- a CDS encoding DUF433 domain-containing protein — protein MDTKWIQSHPSIMMGKPVITGTRIPVELILEKFAAGETIEQLLEAYPRLTEEGIRAAFRFAAQALRADVVYPISEQTP, from the coding sequence ATGGATACGAAATGGATCCAATCGCATCCATCTATCATGATGGGAAAACCTGTTATTACTGGAACTCGTATCCCTGTTGAGTTGATTTTGGAGAAGTTCGCGGCAGGTGAAACGATCGAGCAATTGCTTGAGGCGTATCCGCGCTTAACAGAGGAAGGTATCCGTGCAGCTTTTCGTTTTGCGGCGCAAGCCCTTCGCGCTGATGTCGTTTATCCTATTTCAGAACAAACGCCATGA
- a CDS encoding DUF5615 family PIN-like protein — translation MNLIVDENVDKLIVDTLRQDGHNVLYVAEFAPSIDDETVLAQANQNEALLITEDKDFGEIVFRQGRIHAGVVLIRLDGLSKHAKARSISTIFANQGTQLLEAFSVISPGRVRIRRSQ, via the coding sequence ATGAATCTCATTGTAGATGAAAACGTTGACAAACTTATTGTAGACACACTTCGACAGGATGGACATAACGTTTTATACGTTGCTGAGTTTGCACCAAGTATTGACGATGAAACTGTATTAGCACAAGCCAACCAAAATGAGGCGTTACTGATTACAGAAGATAAAGACTTCGGTGAGATTGTCTTCCGTCAGGGACGTATCCATGCAGGAGTCGTTCTCATTCGCCTTGATGGTTTATCCAAGCATGCAAAAGCGAGAAGCATTTCAACCATTTTTGCGAATCAAGGCACCCAATTGCTGGAGGCTTTCAGTGTTATCTCTCCTGGGCGGGTTAGGATTCGTCGATCACAGTAA